Proteins from a genomic interval of Marmoricola sp. OAE513:
- a CDS encoding TetR/AcrR family transcriptional regulator: MQASVELIVEQGLANTSLADIGRRAGASHALVNHRFGSKDELVDRIIEVATAHYAEVAAERIGRLTGLDAVLVVGDLYLDLVVGADPLGRVHVVLWSEAIANTATRRTAQTEWDRQFRDFLSQLIEDGIAAGTIRPDLVVAETALTIVGVLRGIAMQLMLDEGVSLPDSKSLVRSLVLAELRA; encoded by the coding sequence ATCCAGGCGTCCGTGGAGCTCATCGTCGAGCAGGGGTTGGCGAACACCTCGCTGGCCGACATCGGCCGTCGTGCCGGCGCCAGCCACGCGCTGGTGAACCACCGCTTCGGCTCCAAGGACGAGCTCGTCGACCGGATCATCGAGGTGGCCACCGCCCACTACGCCGAGGTCGCGGCGGAGCGGATCGGCCGGCTCACCGGCCTGGACGCTGTCCTGGTGGTCGGCGACCTCTACCTCGACCTGGTGGTGGGGGCCGACCCGCTGGGCCGGGTGCACGTCGTGCTGTGGAGCGAGGCGATCGCGAACACCGCCACCCGGCGTACCGCGCAGACCGAGTGGGACCGGCAGTTCCGCGACTTCCTGTCCCAGCTCATCGAGGACGGCATCGCGGCGGGCACGATCCGGCCGGACCTGGTCGTCGCCGAGACGGCGCTGACCATCGTCGGGGTGCTGCGCGGCATCGCGATGCAGCTGATGCTCGACGAGGGCGTCAGCCTGCCGGATTCCAAGTCGCTCGTACGGTCGCTGGTGCTGGCGGAGCTGCGGGCCTGA
- the folP gene encoding dihydropteroate synthase encodes MTLKLGRQSFTDDTTLVMAIVNRTPDSFYDKGATWAEDKAFDRVVQVVGEGAEIVDIGGIKAAPGVFIDEVEEKDRVVGFVARVREAFPDLVISVDTWRASVGRAVCEAGADVLNDAWGGADPGLVDVAAEFDAAIICTHTGGATPRTRPFRVEYDDVVASAIGDTISYAGRALAAGVARESIVIDPAHDFGKNTFHSLELTRRLGEMVATGWPVLVSLSNKDFVGESLDLPVGERLNGTLAATAISALAGARIYRVHEVVETRQVVDMVNTIAGRRPPQRAIRGLA; translated from the coding sequence GTGACCCTGAAGCTCGGACGGCAGTCCTTCACCGACGACACCACGCTGGTGATGGCCATCGTGAACCGCACGCCGGACTCGTTCTACGACAAGGGCGCGACCTGGGCCGAGGACAAGGCCTTCGACCGGGTCGTCCAGGTCGTGGGGGAGGGTGCGGAGATCGTCGACATCGGCGGCATCAAGGCCGCTCCGGGCGTCTTCATCGACGAGGTCGAGGAGAAGGACCGCGTCGTCGGCTTCGTCGCCCGGGTGCGGGAGGCGTTCCCGGACCTGGTGATCTCGGTCGACACCTGGCGGGCCAGTGTCGGTCGCGCGGTCTGCGAGGCCGGCGCGGACGTGCTCAACGACGCCTGGGGAGGTGCCGACCCGGGGCTGGTCGACGTCGCCGCCGAGTTCGACGCCGCGATCATCTGCACCCACACCGGGGGAGCCACCCCGCGCACCCGTCCGTTCCGGGTGGAGTACGACGACGTCGTCGCCTCCGCGATCGGCGACACGATCTCCTACGCGGGTCGTGCGCTGGCGGCCGGCGTCGCCCGGGAGAGCATCGTGATCGACCCGGCGCACGACTTCGGCAAGAACACCTTCCACTCCCTCGAGCTGACCCGCCGGCTGGGCGAGATGGTGGCCACCGGGTGGCCGGTGCTGGTCTCGCTGTCGAACAAGGACTTCGTGGGCGAGAGCCTCGACCTCCCGGTGGGCGAGCGACTCAACGGCACCCTGGCCGCCACGGCGATCAGCGCGCTCGCCGGTGCCCGGATCTACCGGGTGCACGAGGTGGTCGAGACCCGCCAGGTGGTCGACATGGTCAACACGATCGCGGGACGGCGACCGCCGCAGCGCGCGATCCGGGGGCTCGCGTGA
- a CDS encoding glucosyl-3-phosphoglycerate synthase yields MTLDAWFAANTSSWCDRTLAELLEAKSARGLTVSLVVPARNEAATVGDVVSRVRTALTETNDLLDEVVVIDSDSTDDTYAVAEDAGAKVYRSAEIRPDLGSFPGKGEAMWKAQFVTTGDVLVFMDADLLDWDTHFVPGLLGPLLTRPEIALVKGFYERPLADGSEAGRLNEGGAYEGGRVTELVARPLLNLLFPELAGLVQPLAGEWAVRRNLFENLRVPTGYAVETAALIDTLRLRGVDAIAQVDLGTRAHRHQSLRDLGGMATQILVAALERAGLETGSGSVSGEGTVLRQFLPVDGVATAADRFVPRAERPPAAKYLS; encoded by the coding sequence GTGACCCTCGACGCCTGGTTCGCCGCGAACACCAGCTCCTGGTGCGACCGGACCCTCGCCGAGCTGCTGGAAGCGAAGTCCGCCCGTGGGCTCACGGTCAGCCTGGTCGTCCCGGCGCGCAACGAGGCCGCCACGGTTGGCGACGTGGTCTCCCGGGTGCGCACGGCACTGACCGAGACCAACGACCTGCTCGACGAGGTGGTCGTCATCGACTCCGACTCCACCGACGACACCTACGCGGTCGCCGAGGACGCCGGTGCGAAGGTTTACCGCTCGGCCGAGATCCGGCCCGACCTGGGTTCGTTCCCCGGCAAGGGCGAGGCGATGTGGAAGGCCCAGTTCGTCACCACCGGCGACGTGCTGGTGTTCATGGACGCGGATCTCCTGGACTGGGACACGCACTTCGTGCCCGGTCTGCTCGGCCCGCTGCTGACCCGGCCGGAGATCGCGCTGGTGAAGGGGTTCTACGAACGCCCCCTGGCAGACGGGTCGGAGGCCGGCCGGTTGAACGAGGGGGGAGCCTACGAGGGCGGTCGCGTCACCGAGCTCGTCGCGAGGCCGCTGCTCAACCTGCTGTTCCCCGAGCTCGCCGGCCTGGTCCAGCCGCTCGCGGGCGAGTGGGCCGTGCGCCGCAACCTCTTCGAGAACCTGCGTGTGCCGACCGGGTACGCCGTCGAGACGGCGGCGCTCATCGACACGCTGCGGTTGCGCGGCGTCGACGCGATCGCCCAGGTCGACCTCGGCACCCGCGCGCACCGGCACCAGTCCCTGCGCGACCTCGGGGGGATGGCCACCCAGATCCTGGTGGCGGCGCTCGAGCGGGCCGGGCTCGAGACGGGCTCCGGGTCCGTCTCCGGGGAGGGCACCGTGCTGCGCCAGTTCCTGCCGGTCGACGGCGTGGCCACCGCCGCGGACAGGTTCGTCCCCCGGGCCGAACGTCCCCCGGCTGCGAAGTACCTGTCGTGA
- a CDS encoding TetR/AcrR family transcriptional regulator — MTEVRTPVPAQPGPGSRPRRTQAERRAESDRRLLEATAELVVERGIEGTSLAEIGRRAGYSHGLVHARFGSKDALIERLNAEAVRMFTTTTVGRVGDTHGADALRIVGETYLRLVLGPDPVARVHLLVWSEAIATGVGKRPYRAAWDRLFRSSLVSIIEAGIADGSIRPSIDPEAAAVIIVGLLRGVALQLLLDPGAGSAAAVTEVVLNHFDRVLRPAAPPAPATVRATWNPAG; from the coding sequence ATGACGGAGGTTCGGACTCCCGTCCCGGCTCAGCCGGGCCCGGGAAGCCGGCCTCGGCGTACCCAGGCCGAACGTCGCGCCGAGAGCGACCGGCGGTTGCTGGAGGCGACTGCCGAGCTCGTCGTGGAGCGCGGCATCGAGGGGACGTCCCTGGCCGAGATCGGACGGCGCGCTGGCTACAGCCACGGGCTGGTGCACGCCCGCTTCGGTTCCAAGGACGCGCTCATCGAGCGGCTCAACGCCGAAGCCGTCCGGATGTTCACCACCACGACGGTCGGCCGGGTGGGGGACACCCACGGCGCCGACGCGCTCCGCATCGTCGGCGAGACCTACCTGCGCCTGGTCCTCGGCCCCGACCCTGTCGCCCGGGTGCACCTGCTGGTGTGGAGCGAGGCGATCGCCACGGGCGTAGGCAAGCGTCCCTACCGGGCGGCCTGGGACCGGCTGTTCCGCTCGTCCCTGGTCTCGATCATCGAGGCCGGGATCGCCGACGGCAGCATCCGGCCGAGCATCGACCCGGAGGCTGCCGCGGTGATCATCGTCGGTCTGCTCCGCGGTGTCGCCCTCCAGCTGCTGCTGGATCCCGGGGCCGGGTCGGCGGCGGCCGTGACCGAGGTGGTGCTGAACCACTTCGACCGGGTGCTCAGGCCCGCAGCTCCGCCAGCACCAGCGACCGTACGAGCGACTTGGAATCCGGCAGGCTGA
- a CDS encoding dihydrofolate reductase family protein, with amino-acid sequence MSSSSEELAELYRPPRLPWLRVNMVSTLDGAATGESGQSGSINNQADKAVFDALRAQADAIIVGAGTARTENYRVADVPLVLVSRSAQVPEQLLEAPAGKVLVATCASSSGLAHARELLGDDQVVVVGETEVDLAALKAALVDRGHLNLLSEGGPHLLRDLVASGAADELCLTTVPRLIGGSHPRILGGDPVGADLELALLLEDDGTLLARWFVA; translated from the coding sequence TTGTCCTCCTCGAGCGAGGAGCTCGCCGAGCTCTACCGGCCGCCGCGGTTGCCGTGGCTGCGGGTCAACATGGTCTCGACGCTCGACGGCGCCGCCACCGGCGAGTCCGGCCAGAGCGGCTCGATCAACAACCAGGCCGACAAGGCGGTCTTCGACGCCTTGCGCGCCCAGGCGGACGCGATCATCGTCGGGGCCGGCACGGCACGGACCGAGAACTACCGGGTCGCCGACGTCCCGCTGGTGCTGGTCTCGCGCTCCGCCCAGGTGCCCGAGCAGCTGCTCGAGGCTCCGGCGGGCAAGGTCCTGGTGGCGACCTGCGCGTCGTCGTCCGGGCTCGCGCACGCCCGCGAGCTGCTCGGTGACGACCAGGTCGTCGTGGTGGGGGAGACGGAGGTCGACCTCGCCGCGCTCAAGGCCGCTCTGGTCGACCGCGGTCACCTCAACCTGCTCAGCGAGGGCGGGCCGCACCTGCTCCGCGACCTCGTCGCCTCCGGGGCTGCCGACGAGCTCTGCCTGACGACGGTGCCTCGCCTGATCGGGGGCTCCCACCCGCGGATCCTCGGGGGCGACCCGGTCGGTGCCGACCTCGAGCTCGCGCTCCTGCTGGAGGACGACGGCACCCTGCTCGCTCGCTGGTTCGTGGCATGA
- a CDS encoding ABC transporter ATP-binding protein: MSVPILDVIDLHAAYGRIEVLRGVNLTVPKGAVVALLGPNGAGKSTLLKVISGQMEQTSGDIHLAGVHVTGAKSDDLARLGLTTIPEGRSVFPNLTVEENLLLMSYAGVAADAVFDTAYTYFPRLHERRYQLAGTMSGGEQQMLAMARALASDPALLLLDELSMGLAPLIVDELYETVAQIAQTGVSILVVEQFARTALRVSDYAAVMTGGRVVATGEPDEISDIMADVILGGAA, from the coding sequence ATGAGTGTCCCCATTCTGGACGTGATCGACCTGCACGCGGCGTACGGCCGTATCGAGGTCCTCCGCGGCGTGAACCTGACGGTGCCCAAGGGAGCCGTCGTCGCGCTGCTGGGACCCAACGGTGCCGGCAAGTCCACGCTGCTGAAGGTGATCTCGGGACAGATGGAGCAGACCTCGGGTGACATCCACCTGGCGGGCGTGCACGTCACCGGCGCGAAGTCCGACGACCTGGCCCGGCTCGGTCTGACCACGATCCCCGAGGGCCGCAGTGTCTTCCCGAACCTGACGGTCGAGGAGAACCTGCTGCTGATGTCGTACGCCGGGGTCGCTGCCGACGCCGTGTTCGACACCGCCTACACCTATTTCCCGCGGCTGCACGAGCGCCGCTACCAGCTTGCCGGAACCATGTCCGGTGGAGAACAGCAGATGCTCGCAATGGCGCGCGCTCTGGCTTCCGACCCGGCGCTCCTGCTCCTCGACGAGCTGTCGATGGGCCTGGCGCCGCTGATCGTGGACGAGCTCTACGAGACGGTCGCGCAGATCGCGCAGACGGGTGTTTCGATCCTGGTTGTCGAGCAGTTTGCCCGGACGGCACTCCGTGTCTCCGATTACGCTGCCGTCATGACGGGTGGTCGGGTCGTCGCCACGGGCGAGCCCGACGAGATCAGCGACATCATGGCCGATGTGATTCTTGGGGGTGCCGCATGA
- a CDS encoding ABC transporter ATP-binding protein has protein sequence MPLLHVDDVVVQFGGVTAVNHANFEVEEGTITGLIGPNGAGKTTTFNVVTGLQTPTSGRVVFDGKNINRLPVNRRAKRGIGRTFQRLEAFGSLTVADNVRVALDINDGFSGMFRSADNDVDDLLELVGIASYASDRADSIPTGTARLLELARALACNPRLLLLDEPSSGLDEDETEAFGDLLKQLASEGKTILMVEHDMDLVMSVCDDIHVLDFGTIIAHGTPAEIRVDPVVQKAYLGYSDEGPANDDTAIIPLVGEGAQA, from the coding sequence ATGCCGCTGCTTCACGTTGACGACGTCGTCGTCCAGTTCGGCGGCGTGACCGCTGTCAACCACGCCAACTTCGAGGTCGAGGAAGGCACCATCACCGGGCTGATCGGCCCCAACGGTGCCGGCAAGACCACCACGTTCAACGTGGTCACCGGCCTGCAGACGCCGACGTCGGGCCGGGTGGTCTTCGACGGCAAGAACATCAACCGCCTCCCGGTCAACCGCCGCGCGAAGCGGGGGATCGGTCGCACCTTCCAGCGCCTCGAGGCGTTCGGGTCGCTGACCGTGGCCGACAACGTCCGGGTCGCGCTCGACATCAACGACGGCTTCAGCGGGATGTTCCGCTCGGCCGACAACGACGTCGACGACCTGCTCGAGCTGGTGGGCATCGCCTCCTACGCCTCGGACCGTGCCGACTCGATCCCGACCGGCACGGCGCGGCTGCTCGAGCTCGCCCGTGCGCTCGCCTGCAACCCGCGGCTCCTGCTCCTCGACGAGCCCTCCTCGGGTCTGGACGAGGACGAGACCGAGGCGTTCGGTGACCTGCTCAAGCAGCTGGCTTCCGAGGGCAAGACCATCCTCATGGTCGAGCACGACATGGACCTGGTGATGAGCGTCTGCGACGACATCCACGTCCTCGACTTCGGCACGATCATCGCGCACGGCACGCCCGCCGAGATCCGCGTGGACCCGGTCGTCCAGAAGGCCTACCTCGGCTACTCCGACGAGGGCCCCGCGAACGACGACACCGCGATCATCCCGCTGGTGGGCGAAGGAGCACAGGCATGA
- a CDS encoding alpha/beta hydrolase, whose product MGARSQATTALRLVSDLEVAEVLPTRVARTEFGGGSVRSSMLSAALSRTVKPFIGLWSRVPLAPWPYFLADYVGLALRTVPGTTFEPMRLPHCTAEVLRTPSVEDRVIVYLHGGAFVVGGRYLHRQLMSRIAEDTRSSVIAVNYRQLPKHPVSASIADGLDAYRYVLDSGVPASQVVIMGDSAGGYLTFQVALAAQAAGLPMPAGLVAMSPLIDFDGTAKVSAASAGTCALFPLSCFDALGQVVLRAAHRAGEAHGLPDSPSRAALHGLPPSLIQASSSEMVFPDAEAMTAALISAGVDVELQVWDHQVHVFQAAAAIVPEAAQAVEEIAAFVDEVIPDQVWALDA is encoded by the coding sequence ATGGGCGCACGCTCGCAGGCAACGACGGCACTACGTCTGGTCTCCGACCTCGAGGTCGCCGAGGTCCTTCCGACCCGGGTCGCACGCACCGAGTTCGGTGGCGGTTCGGTCCGCTCCTCGATGCTCTCCGCCGCCCTCTCGCGCACCGTCAAGCCGTTCATCGGGTTGTGGTCGCGCGTGCCGCTCGCGCCCTGGCCCTACTTCCTCGCCGACTACGTCGGCCTGGCGCTCAGGACCGTTCCCGGCACCACCTTCGAGCCGATGCGACTCCCGCACTGCACCGCCGAGGTGCTGCGCACGCCGTCGGTCGAGGACCGGGTGATCGTCTACCTGCACGGCGGTGCGTTCGTGGTCGGCGGCCGCTACCTGCACCGACAGCTGATGTCGCGGATCGCCGAGGACACCCGCTCCAGCGTGATCGCGGTGAACTACCGACAGCTCCCCAAGCACCCGGTGAGCGCGTCCATCGCCGACGGGCTGGACGCCTACCGCTACGTCCTGGACTCCGGGGTCCCCGCGTCGCAGGTCGTCATCATGGGGGACTCCGCGGGCGGCTACCTGACCTTCCAGGTCGCGCTGGCCGCACAAGCGGCCGGCCTGCCGATGCCGGCGGGACTGGTGGCGATGTCGCCGCTCATCGACTTCGACGGGACCGCCAAGGTGAGCGCCGCGTCGGCCGGGACCTGCGCGCTGTTCCCGCTGAGCTGCTTCGACGCGCTCGGCCAGGTCGTCCTGCGTGCCGCGCACCGCGCCGGCGAGGCGCACGGCCTGCCCGACAGCCCCAGCCGCGCCGCGCTGCACGGTCTGCCCCCGTCGCTGATCCAGGCCAGCTCCTCGGAGATGGTCTTCCCGGACGCCGAGGCGATGACCGCGGCGCTGATCAGCGCCGGGGTGGACGTCGAGCTGCAGGTGTGGGACCACCAGGTGCACGTCTTCCAGGCCGCTGCCGCGATCGTCCCCGAGGCGGCGCAGGCCGTCGAGGAGATCGCCGCGTTCGTCGACGAGGTCATTCCGGACCAGGTCTGGGCGCTGGACGCCTGA
- a CDS encoding ABC transporter permease, which yields MSAFISYTLQGLFTGAAFAIAASGLVLTYSTTRVFNIAHGAVGMLFGYMYWDFSVKQGIPVWISLILVLLVIAPLLGVFFQRVLTRGLGSAPIGVSLVVTVGILVALIGVATQIWKADEARVIPQFFPDQSLSIGSEVNISYHRVLTIVLSALVAAGLYVLLTRTRVGTAMRASVDNPDLLELYGGRPKSVAALSWAVGTSLGALSGILLAPEIGLEYYQLTLLVISAYAAAMLGKLTSLPLTYVGALALGLAQSYLVGYLDKLPFSEKLGGLPAVVPALFLFAILVILPQAPLRIGQVKGLVAAPVPSLTKSLGWGGAFIVVSIVLAGTLSDANLILMGTAATFSIVMLSLVLLTGYGGIVSLGQFTFAGVGAIAYCKLDQPNLFGLALVILITAAVGALVAFPVLRLTGLYLALATLAFAQLMEKLIFQQSFAFEFSNLLSAKRLSIAGFEFDSYKSYVVLMVIFFVVTAVGVLAIRRGRLGRILIAMRDSQAACGTLGLDQRWFRVGLFAASAGIAGLGGALFAGLRGTVGSADFIYFQSLLLLLFAVVWGVTSVTGTVFGGFSMMYLPVAQGDHPEIGGLLFVLLGIGAVVIGRDPNGLANKLFQFPGWIQNTVYPALVERYPGMALRPKEPGLADPGHDDLTEPVNELEEVDADAAASR from the coding sequence ATGAGCGCGTTCATCTCCTACACCCTCCAGGGTCTGTTCACCGGCGCGGCTTTCGCGATCGCCGCCAGCGGCCTGGTGCTCACCTACAGCACCACCCGGGTGTTCAACATCGCCCACGGTGCCGTCGGCATGCTCTTCGGCTACATGTACTGGGACTTCTCGGTCAAGCAGGGGATCCCGGTCTGGATCTCGTTGATCCTGGTGCTGCTGGTCATCGCTCCGCTCCTCGGTGTCTTCTTCCAGCGGGTGCTCACCCGGGGGCTGGGGTCCGCGCCCATCGGCGTGTCCCTGGTCGTCACGGTCGGCATCCTGGTCGCACTCATCGGTGTGGCCACCCAGATCTGGAAGGCCGACGAGGCGCGGGTGATCCCGCAGTTCTTCCCGGACCAGTCGCTGAGCATCGGCAGCGAGGTCAACATCAGCTACCACCGCGTGCTGACGATCGTGCTGTCCGCGCTGGTCGCGGCCGGCCTCTACGTGCTGCTGACCCGCACCCGGGTCGGTACGGCGATGCGGGCCAGCGTCGACAACCCCGACCTGCTCGAGCTGTACGGCGGACGTCCCAAGTCGGTGGCCGCGCTGTCGTGGGCGGTGGGCACCTCGCTCGGTGCGCTGTCGGGCATCCTGCTGGCACCCGAGATCGGGTTGGAGTACTACCAGCTCACGCTGCTCGTCATCTCGGCGTACGCCGCGGCGATGCTCGGCAAGCTGACCAGCCTGCCGCTGACCTACGTCGGCGCGCTGGCCCTGGGCCTCGCCCAGTCCTACCTGGTCGGCTACCTCGACAAGCTGCCCTTCAGCGAGAAGCTCGGTGGGCTTCCCGCCGTCGTCCCGGCGCTGTTCCTGTTCGCCATCCTGGTGATCCTGCCGCAGGCTCCGCTGCGCATCGGTCAGGTCAAGGGCCTGGTCGCCGCACCGGTCCCGAGCCTGACCAAGAGCCTCGGCTGGGGAGGCGCGTTCATCGTCGTCTCGATCGTCCTGGCCGGCACGCTCAGTGACGCCAACCTGATCCTGATGGGCACCGCCGCGACGTTCTCGATCGTGATGCTCTCGCTGGTGCTGCTCACCGGCTACGGCGGCATCGTGTCGCTGGGTCAGTTCACCTTCGCCGGCGTGGGTGCGATCGCGTACTGCAAGCTCGACCAGCCGAACCTGTTCGGCCTCGCGCTGGTCATCCTCATCACCGCTGCGGTCGGTGCCCTGGTGGCCTTCCCGGTGCTGCGGCTGACCGGTCTCTACCTGGCTCTCGCGACGCTCGCGTTCGCGCAGCTGATGGAGAAGCTGATCTTCCAGCAGAGCTTCGCGTTCGAGTTCTCGAACCTGCTGTCGGCCAAGCGGCTCTCGATCGCCGGGTTCGAGTTCGACAGCTACAAGTCGTACGTCGTCCTCATGGTGATCTTCTTCGTGGTCACCGCGGTCGGCGTCCTCGCGATCCGCCGCGGACGCCTCGGTCGGATCCTCATCGCGATGCGTGACAGCCAGGCCGCGTGCGGAACCCTCGGACTGGACCAGCGCTGGTTCCGGGTCGGCCTGTTCGCCGCCTCGGCCGGTATCGCGGGTCTCGGTGGCGCGCTGTTCGCCGGTCTCCGCGGGACCGTCGGCTCGGCGGACTTCATCTACTTCCAGAGCCTGCTGCTGCTCCTGTTCGCCGTCGTCTGGGGCGTCACCTCGGTCACCGGCACGGTCTTCGGCGGCTTCTCGATGATGTACCTGCCCGTCGCCCAGGGCGACCACCCCGAGATCGGCGGGTTGCTGTTCGTCCTGCTCGGCATCGGCGCGGTCGTCATCGGTCGCGACCCGAACGGTCTGGCCAACAAGCTGTTCCAGTTCCCGGGCTGGATCCAGAACACGGTCTACCCGGCGCTCGTCGAGCGGTACCCCGGCATGGCCCTGCGCCCGAAGGAACCGGGTCTCGCCGATCCGGGCCACGACGACCTGACCGAACCTGTCAACGAGCTCGAGGAGGTGGATGCGGATGCCGCTGCTTCACGTTGA
- a CDS encoding polyprenol monophosphomannose synthase yields the protein MTSGRNEPVHPRRIVVIPTYNEAGNVLRAVDAVRQAAPECHVLVVDDNSPDGTGPLVAGHPAYGDTVHLLTRPGRSGLGGAYRAGFAWALDAGYDQIAQMDADLSHPPDRLPALFAALATDQVAGADIAVGSRYVKGGGVKHWGWHRQLISRGGNLYVRLLLGTTVRDTTAGFKAFNREALEAIDVLDSESNGYSFQIENTWRATRRGLRVTEVPITFTDRTTGQSKMSGSIAREALALVLSWRIEEWRGRSSAGKRRSTV from the coding sequence ATGACTTCTGGGCGGAATGAACCGGTGCACCCGCGCCGGATCGTCGTCATTCCGACCTACAACGAGGCCGGCAACGTGCTCCGCGCGGTCGATGCCGTGCGCCAGGCGGCGCCGGAGTGCCACGTCCTGGTCGTCGACGACAACAGCCCCGACGGCACCGGTCCGCTGGTGGCCGGGCACCCGGCGTACGGCGACACGGTGCACCTGCTGACCCGTCCCGGCCGCAGCGGCCTGGGAGGTGCCTACCGGGCCGGCTTCGCGTGGGCCCTGGACGCCGGGTACGACCAGATCGCCCAGATGGACGCCGACCTCTCGCACCCGCCGGACCGGCTGCCGGCCCTGTTCGCGGCGCTCGCCACTGATCAGGTCGCAGGGGCCGACATCGCGGTCGGCTCGCGCTACGTCAAGGGCGGCGGCGTGAAGCACTGGGGCTGGCACCGGCAGCTGATCTCGCGCGGCGGCAACCTCTACGTCCGGCTGCTGCTCGGCACCACGGTGCGCGACACGACGGCCGGCTTCAAGGCCTTCAACCGCGAGGCGCTCGAGGCGATCGACGTGCTCGACTCGGAGTCCAACGGCTACTCCTTCCAGATCGAGAACACCTGGCGCGCGACGCGCCGCGGACTGCGGGTCACCGAGGTCCCGATCACCTTCACCGACCGCACCACCGGGCAGTCGAAGATGTCCGGATCGATCGCCCGGGAGGCGCTGGCTCTGGTGCTGTCCTGGCGGATCGAGGAGTGGCGTGGCCGCTCCAGTGCCGGGAAGCGCCGTTCGACGGTCTGA
- a CDS encoding alpha/beta hydrolase, which yields MNQIRIDLPEVTLAALTWGPTDGPLAILLHGFPDTAHTWRHLGPALGGAGYRVVAPFLRGYAPSEVPADGAGDVAALVSDVLGIHRELGGGPDAVLVGHDWGAITANALAAHEDNPFAAVVVLSVPPFTAIKGAKVLRALPRQLRNSWYILFNQLPRLPERFHARLVRRLWKDWSPGFDASEDLPHVLTAMAGPANRRTVIGYYRALASPFGPPAAYRRWKGAELRDPLVPLLYLHGADDGCLDPRLVATAEPNLPAGSSVAMVPGAGHFLQLEQPELVNQLVLEYLASV from the coding sequence ATGAACCAGATCCGGATCGACCTCCCCGAGGTCACCCTGGCCGCCCTCACCTGGGGACCGACGGACGGGCCGCTCGCGATCCTGCTGCACGGATTCCCCGACACCGCGCACACCTGGCGGCACCTCGGGCCGGCGCTGGGCGGGGCCGGTTACCGGGTGGTGGCCCCGTTCCTGCGCGGCTACGCCCCCTCCGAGGTCCCGGCCGACGGAGCCGGTGACGTGGCCGCCCTGGTCTCCGACGTCCTCGGCATCCACCGCGAGCTCGGCGGCGGTCCGGACGCCGTGCTCGTCGGCCACGACTGGGGTGCCATCACGGCCAACGCCCTGGCCGCGCACGAGGACAACCCGTTCGCCGCGGTCGTCGTGCTCTCGGTGCCGCCGTTCACCGCCATCAAGGGGGCGAAGGTGCTGCGAGCGCTGCCCCGGCAGCTCCGCAACTCCTGGTACATCCTGTTCAACCAGCTGCCGCGCCTGCCCGAGCGCTTCCACGCGCGCCTGGTCCGGCGCCTGTGGAAGGACTGGTCGCCGGGCTTCGACGCGAGCGAGGACCTGCCGCACGTGCTGACCGCGATGGCCGGCCCGGCGAACCGGCGCACCGTGATCGGCTACTACCGGGCGCTGGCCAGCCCTTTCGGTCCGCCGGCGGCGTACCGGCGCTGGAAGGGCGCCGAGCTGCGCGACCCGCTGGTCCCGCTGCTCTACCTGCACGGCGCCGACGACGGCTGCCTGGACCCGCGCCTGGTCGCGACCGCCGAACCGAACCTGCCGGCGGGCAGCTCGGTCGCGATGGTGCCGGGCGCGGGGCACTTCCTCCAGCTCGAGCAGCCCGAGCTGGTCAACCAGCTGGTCCTGGAGTACCTGGCGTCGGTCTAG